In Astyanax mexicanus isolate ESR-SI-001 chromosome 17, AstMex3_surface, whole genome shotgun sequence, a single window of DNA contains:
- the slc25a14 gene encoding brain mitochondrial carrier protein 1 translates to MANLNWKPFVYGGMASIVAEFGTFPIDLTKTRLQVQGQSQCMEVRYRGMFHALLRIGREEGIRALYSGISPALLRQASYGTIKIGTYNTLKKLFVSRPEDETMVINVFCGVVSGVLSSSLANPTDVLKIRMQAQGSLLQGSMMANFINIYQTEGTRGLWRGVIPTAQRAAIVVGVELPVYDITKKHLIRSGTMGDTVLTHFISSFACGLAGALASNPVDVVRTRMMNQRVLSGNLLYKGTLDGLMQTWRNEGFFALYKGFWPNWLRLGPWNIIFFMTYEQLKKLPL, encoded by the exons ATGGCAAACCTCAACTGGAAACCCTTCGTCTACGGAGGGATGGCCTCTATCGTCGCCGAATTTG GTACCTTCCCCATTGATCTGACCAAGACGCGGTTGCAGGTCCAAGGCCAGTCCCAGTGCATGGAGGTCCGTTACAGGGGCATGTTCCATGCCTTACTGAGGATTGGACGGGAGGAGGGCATCCGGGCACTTTACTCTGG GATTTCACCTGCCCTGCTAAGGCAAGCCTCATATGGGACAATAAAGATTGGCACGTACAACACACTGAAGAAATTATTTGTGAGCCGTCCTGAAG ATGAGACCATGGTAATTAACGTGTTCTGCGGTGTGGTGTCTGGAGTACTGTCGTCTTCTTTAGCCAATCCTACAGATGTGCTAAAG ATTCGTATGCAGGCTCAGGGCAGTCTGCTGCAGGGTAGTATGATGGCCAACTTCATCAACATCTACCAGACAGAGGGCACCAGAGGTTTGTGGAGG GGTGTCATTCCTACAGCACAGAGAGCAGCCATCGTGGTTGGTGTAGAGCTGCCTGTGTACGACATCACCAAGAAGCACTTGATTCGTTCCGGCACTATGGGAGACACTGTTTTGACTCATTTTAT TTCCAGTTTTGCGTGTGGCCTGGCAGGGGCACTAGCGTCTAACCCGGTGGACGTGGTGAGGACTCGGATGATGAACCAGCGTGTGCTGTCTGGAAACCTGCTGTATAAAGGCACGCTGGATGGACTAATGCAGACTTGGAGAAATGAGGGCTTCTTCGCTCTCTACAAAGGTTTCTGGCCAAACTGGCTGCGCTTGGGACCCTGGAACATCATT TTCTTTATGACCTACGAGCAGCTGAAGAAGCTTCCATTATAG